One segment of Mycolicibacterium sp. YH-1 DNA contains the following:
- a CDS encoding nuclear transport factor 2 family protein, with amino-acid sequence MIEDDRFAELEARLRRLEDERAIERMIAAYGPLVDAGDADGTAALWAVDGGYQVAGWSMHSRADVAAMVRSDDHQRLIEHGCCHFLGPAVVTVTGDVAVAVCDSALFVRADKGFRVYRAGANHFRLRRAGDGWEITERISRALDGSKQARDLLTAGVAGRAPSPAEHDS; translated from the coding sequence ATGATCGAAGACGACCGGTTCGCCGAGCTCGAGGCGCGGCTGCGTCGCTTGGAGGACGAACGCGCCATTGAGCGGATGATCGCGGCCTATGGTCCGCTGGTGGACGCAGGCGACGCCGACGGGACGGCAGCACTGTGGGCGGTGGACGGCGGCTACCAGGTTGCGGGCTGGTCGATGCACAGTCGCGCCGACGTCGCCGCGATGGTGCGCTCCGACGACCATCAGCGGCTCATCGAACACGGTTGCTGCCACTTTCTCGGCCCTGCGGTGGTCACCGTGACCGGCGACGTTGCAGTCGCGGTGTGCGACTCGGCGCTGTTCGTCAGGGCCGACAAGGGCTTTCGTGTCTATCGTGCGGGTGCCAACCACTTTAGGCTGCGGCGTGCAGGCGACGGTTGGGAGATCACCGAACGCATCAGCCGGGCGCTGGATGGCAGCAAGCAGGCGCGCGACTTGTTGACGGCCGGTGTGGCTGGACGCGCGCCGTCGCCCGCGGAGCATGACAGCTGA
- a CDS encoding DUF4333 domain-containing protein has protein sequence MTRTLGIRVGAGLFVGAAALSLTACSATIKPEGAAQSIVDLVSKQTKFKPTDVTCPNDVKADVGVEFDCTFTGPENTPYTAHMKILKVEGEQVVFDINTEPTG, from the coding sequence ATGACTCGTACTCTTGGCATCCGCGTCGGCGCCGGGCTGTTCGTCGGTGCCGCGGCGCTGTCTTTGACTGCCTGCAGTGCCACCATCAAGCCGGAGGGCGCCGCGCAGTCGATAGTCGATCTGGTGTCAAAGCAGACCAAGTTCAAGCCAACCGACGTCACGTGCCCCAATGACGTGAAGGCCGACGTCGGTGTCGAGTTCGACTGCACCTTCACCGGGCCCGAGAACACGCCCTACACCGCGCACATGAAGATCCTCAAGGTGGAGGGCGAGCAGGTCGTCTTCGACATCAACACCGAGCCCACGGGGTAG
- a CDS encoding putative zinc-binding metallopeptidase: MRDFTCPNCGQRLTFENSICLSCRSKLGFSLDDRALLVIVPGPESEHAGAVDESQYRLCANLHVAECNWLVKKGPVAALCTSCALTRTRPNDGDRKAMAAFADAERAKRRLIFELAELKLPIVGRAQDPEFGLAFDLLSSENETVSTGHHNGVITLDLAEGDDVHREQLRIALSEPYRTLLGHFRHEIGHYYFYRLVGGSAEQTARFVELFGDPTADYQSALDRHYSQGAPAGWDRDYVSSYASMHAAEDWAETFAHYLHIRDALDTSAAFGFAPAGATFDRRALGPSGFDTIIEMWLPLSWALNMVNRSMGREDLYPFVLPRAVLEKMRFIHTVIDEMA; this comes from the coding sequence GTGCGTGACTTCACCTGTCCCAACTGCGGTCAGCGGTTGACGTTCGAGAACTCGATCTGCCTGAGCTGTCGCAGCAAACTGGGCTTTTCGCTCGACGACAGGGCGCTGCTGGTGATCGTGCCGGGACCGGAGAGTGAACACGCCGGGGCGGTTGACGAGAGTCAGTACCGGCTGTGCGCGAATCTACATGTGGCCGAGTGCAACTGGCTAGTCAAGAAGGGTCCGGTCGCGGCGCTGTGCACATCGTGCGCGTTGACCAGAACCCGCCCCAATGACGGGGATCGGAAGGCAATGGCCGCCTTCGCCGACGCCGAGCGGGCCAAACGCCGGCTGATCTTCGAACTCGCCGAGCTCAAGCTGCCGATCGTCGGCCGAGCGCAGGACCCGGAGTTCGGGCTGGCCTTCGACCTGCTCTCCAGCGAGAACGAGACGGTATCCACCGGGCACCACAACGGGGTCATCACGCTGGATCTCGCCGAGGGCGACGACGTCCACCGCGAACAGTTGCGCATCGCACTGTCCGAGCCGTACCGGACGCTGCTCGGTCACTTCAGGCACGAGATCGGGCACTACTACTTCTACCGGCTGGTGGGCGGATCGGCCGAACAGACCGCGCGTTTCGTCGAGCTGTTCGGCGACCCCACCGCCGACTACCAGAGCGCATTGGACCGCCACTACAGTCAGGGCGCTCCAGCCGGTTGGGACAGGGATTACGTCTCGTCGTACGCCAGCATGCACGCCGCGGAGGACTGGGCCGAGACGTTCGCCCACTACCTGCACATCCGCGACGCGCTGGATACCTCCGCGGCCTTCGGATTCGCCCCTGCAGGTGCCACCTTCGACCGACGGGCACTGGGCCCCAGCGGATTCGACACCATCATCGAGATGTGGCTACCGCTGTCGTGGGCGCTGAACATGGTGAACAGGTCGATGGGTAGGGAGGACCTCTACCCGTTCGTGCTGCCGCGGGCGGTGCTCGAGAAGATGCGCTTCATTCACACCGTGATCGACGAGATGGCCTAG
- a CDS encoding transglutaminase family protein — protein sequence MTITDAPTPGATRGYEITHRTTYRYSDDVTSSYGRGFLTPRDSTGQRCVSHQLHIDPEAADRSTSRDVYGNVSSYFHVSERHRTLSITSHSVVEVDPPPAELYGAGSAEAPWEIARPVGPDGALASEFTLDLQPPEITEELRAYAAPSFIPGRPLIEVLADLNSRINTDFAYRSGSTTVSTRVAEVLVAREGVCQDFARLAIACLRANGLAASYVSGYLATDPPPGRERMVGVDATHAWAAVWTPQNQWLGLDPTNDQMVDERYIVVGFGRDYADVPPLRGIIYTDSTSSVIDVSVDVAPLREGVRGA from the coding sequence GTGACTATCACCGACGCACCGACGCCCGGCGCCACCCGTGGCTACGAGATCACCCACCGCACGACCTACCGCTACTCTGACGACGTCACCAGCTCCTACGGCCGGGGATTCCTGACACCGCGCGACTCCACCGGTCAGCGGTGCGTGTCGCACCAACTGCACATCGATCCCGAGGCCGCCGACAGGTCCACTAGCCGTGACGTTTACGGAAACGTCAGCTCCTACTTCCATGTGAGCGAACGCCACCGGACGCTTTCCATCACGAGTCACTCGGTGGTGGAGGTCGACCCGCCGCCCGCCGAGCTGTACGGCGCCGGCTCGGCCGAGGCGCCGTGGGAGATCGCCCGGCCCGTCGGTCCCGACGGCGCACTGGCCTCCGAGTTCACCCTTGATCTGCAGCCCCCCGAGATCACCGAGGAGTTGCGGGCCTACGCCGCACCCAGTTTCATCCCCGGCCGGCCACTGATTGAGGTACTGGCCGATCTCAACTCGCGAATCAACACGGATTTCGCCTACCGCTCGGGCTCGACGACGGTGTCCACGCGGGTCGCCGAGGTTTTGGTGGCGCGGGAGGGGGTATGTCAGGACTTCGCCCGGTTGGCGATCGCCTGCCTGCGCGCCAATGGTCTGGCCGCCAGCTATGTCTCCGGATATCTCGCGACAGATCCACCGCCTGGAAGGGAGCGCATGGTGGGTGTCGATGCGACACACGCGTGGGCTGCCGTGTGGACACCTCAAAACCAGTGGCTGGGGCTGGATCCGACGAACGACCAGATGGTCGACGAACGCTACATCGTGGTTGGCTTCGGCCGCGACTACGCCGACGTGCCGCCCCTGCGGGGCATCATCTACACCGACTCCACGAGCAGTGTCATCGACGTCTCGGTGGACGTCGCGCCGTTGCGGGAAGGTGTCCGAGGTGCGTGA
- a CDS encoding circularly permuted type 2 ATP-grasp protein, with translation MVLRASGSPEPNPVGRRAVAPATEDVLTGYQSARAQRALFDVRGGSGSGYDEFVDEAGDVRPAWADVAECITERGRGGLAALRSTVRQLVDNDGITFGHSDQHGTAIGGRGDDDVGTPGPWHLDALPLVISAADWDQLESGLVQRSRLLDAVLTDLYGPRRSITSGVLPARLLFAHPGYVRAARGIEVPGRHQLFLHGCDVSRSGSGAFRVNADWTQAPSGAGYALADRRVVAHSIPDLYERIGPRPVSPWAQALRLALIDAAPESAEEPVVVVLSPGIHSETAFDQAYLASVLGFPLVESADLVVRDGKLWMRSLGTLKRVDVVLRRIDAEYVDPLDLRPDSRLGVVGLVEVLRRGAVTMVNTLGSGVLESPGLLRFLPELAELLLDETPTLDTTQAYWGGIDLERAHLLSHLSSLVIKRVDGGEPIVGPALSAAGLADLSACIAATPWRWVGQELPEYSSAPTDFDPGGLSASKVGMRLFTVAQRGGYAPMVGGLGYLVAPGHAGHELQTVAAKDIWVRATTRVTAERTPTPPADLLELDVAAGAALELDVAAGAAPAMTPSPTRAVSSPRVLSDLFWLGRYAERAEAMARLLTVTRERYHEFRYRREMAGSECVPVLLTALGELTGTDTGADGDDADMVATAPTTLLSLTADRHRAGALAQSVERLGLVSRAVRDQMSNDTWMVLAGVERAVLHPAGGRPDSQTEGETYLAAAHSQTLAGMLALSGVAAESMVHDVGWTVMDIGKRIERSAWLTALLGATLTTVRNPAAEQTITESTLVACESSVSYRRRMLGQVSVAAVADLLLFDAENPRSLAFQFERLRTNLRALPSSSGSTRPERLAEDITARLRRVGPEGLEVVSADGRRAELADLLDGLSADLRELSNLITAAHLSLPGGMQPLWGPDERRVVP, from the coding sequence ATGGTGCTTCGAGCTAGCGGCTCTCCCGAGCCGAACCCCGTGGGTCGCCGTGCCGTGGCACCCGCCACCGAGGACGTCCTGACCGGCTACCAGTCCGCGCGGGCGCAACGCGCGCTGTTTGACGTGCGCGGCGGTTCGGGCAGCGGATACGACGAATTCGTCGACGAGGCAGGCGATGTTCGGCCGGCCTGGGCGGACGTCGCCGAGTGCATCACCGAGCGCGGACGCGGCGGCCTCGCCGCGTTGCGCTCCACGGTGCGTCAACTGGTCGACAACGACGGCATCACCTTCGGCCACTCCGACCAGCACGGTACGGCCATCGGCGGTCGCGGCGACGACGATGTGGGAACCCCCGGTCCGTGGCACCTGGACGCTCTGCCGCTGGTGATCTCGGCGGCCGACTGGGATCAGTTGGAATCGGGTCTGGTGCAGCGCTCTCGACTGCTCGACGCCGTACTCACCGATCTTTATGGACCACGCCGGTCCATCACCAGCGGCGTGCTGCCCGCTCGGTTGCTCTTCGCCCACCCCGGATACGTCCGCGCCGCACGTGGCATCGAGGTGCCGGGGCGCCACCAACTGTTCCTGCACGGCTGCGATGTCAGTCGAAGCGGATCCGGGGCCTTCCGTGTCAACGCGGACTGGACGCAGGCGCCGTCGGGAGCGGGTTACGCCCTGGCCGACCGTCGCGTGGTGGCGCACTCCATCCCCGACCTCTACGAGCGGATAGGGCCGCGGCCGGTATCGCCGTGGGCACAGGCCCTTCGTCTGGCACTCATCGACGCGGCGCCGGAGTCCGCCGAGGAGCCCGTGGTGGTGGTGCTCAGCCCCGGCATCCACTCTGAGACCGCGTTCGACCAGGCCTACCTGGCCAGCGTGCTGGGCTTCCCCTTGGTGGAGAGCGCCGATCTGGTGGTGCGCGACGGCAAGCTGTGGATGCGCTCGCTGGGCACGCTGAAACGCGTCGACGTCGTCCTGCGAAGGATTGATGCGGAGTACGTCGATCCGCTGGACCTGCGCCCCGACTCGCGACTGGGTGTCGTCGGGTTGGTCGAGGTGCTGCGACGCGGTGCGGTCACGATGGTCAACACACTCGGCAGTGGCGTCCTGGAAAGCCCTGGGCTGCTGCGATTTCTGCCGGAACTGGCCGAACTGCTGCTGGACGAGACGCCCACGCTGGACACCACACAGGCGTACTGGGGTGGTATTGACCTGGAGCGAGCCCATCTGCTGTCGCACCTGTCGTCGTTGGTCATCAAACGGGTCGATGGTGGTGAACCGATTGTCGGACCGGCGCTGTCGGCGGCCGGGCTGGCGGACCTGAGCGCCTGCATCGCGGCGACACCGTGGCGGTGGGTGGGCCAGGAACTGCCCGAGTACTCTTCGGCGCCTACCGACTTCGACCCGGGCGGGCTGTCGGCGAGCAAGGTCGGCATGCGGCTGTTCACCGTGGCCCAGCGCGGCGGATACGCCCCGATGGTCGGCGGGCTCGGTTACCTCGTCGCGCCCGGTCACGCGGGCCACGAGCTGCAGACCGTTGCGGCCAAGGACATCTGGGTGCGTGCGACAACGCGCGTCACGGCCGAGCGCACTCCGACGCCGCCAGCCGATCTGCTCGAGCTGGATGTCGCCGCCGGGGCGGCTCTCGAGCTGGATGTCGCCGCCGGGGCGGCTCCCGCGATGACGCCGAGCCCGACCCGTGCCGTCAGTTCACCGCGCGTGTTGTCGGATCTGTTCTGGCTCGGCCGCTACGCCGAACGGGCCGAGGCCATGGCACGCCTACTCACAGTGACCCGCGAGCGATACCACGAATTCCGGTACCGCCGCGAGATGGCGGGAAGCGAGTGTGTGCCGGTACTCCTGACCGCGCTGGGTGAACTGACCGGAACCGACACCGGCGCCGACGGTGACGACGCCGATATGGTCGCGACGGCGCCCACCACGCTGTTATCGCTGACCGCCGACCGACACCGTGCCGGCGCACTGGCGCAGTCGGTCGAACGACTCGGCCTGGTGTCACGGGCCGTGCGCGACCAGATGTCCAACGACACGTGGATGGTGCTGGCAGGGGTGGAGCGGGCGGTGCTGCATCCCGCGGGCGGCCGGCCCGACTCGCAGACCGAGGGGGAGACCTACCTGGCGGCGGCGCACAGCCAGACGCTTGCCGGCATGCTCGCGCTGTCGGGTGTCGCGGCCGAGTCGATGGTGCACGACGTCGGCTGGACGGTGATGGATATCGGCAAGCGCATCGAACGTAGCGCGTGGCTCACGGCCCTGCTCGGCGCCACACTGACCACGGTGCGCAATCCCGCTGCCGAGCAGACGATTACGGAGTCGACGCTGGTCGCGTGTGAGTCGTCGGTGAGCTACCGCAGACGCATGCTCGGTCAGGTCAGCGTGGCCGCTGTCGCCGACCTGCTGCTCTTCGATGCCGAGAACCCGCGGTCACTGGCCTTCCAGTTCGAGCGCCTGCGCACCAATTTGAGAGCACTGCCGTCATCATCGGGATCGACGCGTCCTGAGCGGCTCGCAGAGGACATCACAGCCCGCCTGCGCCGCGTCGGCCCCGAGGGTCTCGAGGTCGTCAGCGCCGATGGCAGACGTGCCGAGCTGGCCGACCTGCTCGACGGTCTCTCGGCGGACCTGCGTGAGCTGTCCAACCTCATCACGGCCGCCCACCTGTCGCTGCCCGGTGGCATGCAGCCGCTGTGGGGACCCGACGAGCGAAGGGTCGTGCCGTGA
- a CDS encoding DUF389 domain-containing protein has product MLHLRVIAPEDLRDEVIDVLRREVGVANLVLHPGVALDPPGDEITADLARECANNVIRELKALDVQHRGAITLEVLDTVLSSKAHKAEDDAEGDAADAVVWDELIGRTREEATLSVTFVLFLTLACLLAAIGAVTDSTVTVVGAMVLGPEFGPLAALSVAIVRRRTDLARRAATALLVGFPVAMGITALATVACEAAGLLSLDTVRNVKEVDFIFQVGPLSLVVALLAGAAGMLSLVSAKSAALVGVFISVTTVPAAGFAVVAAILGDWDVAAKSAAQLAINLVGITVAGVLVLVIRPRGRLVPHSAPS; this is encoded by the coding sequence GTGTTGCATTTACGGGTGATCGCGCCGGAAGACCTGCGCGACGAGGTGATCGACGTACTCCGCCGTGAGGTGGGCGTCGCGAATCTGGTGCTTCATCCCGGTGTCGCGCTGGACCCGCCGGGCGACGAGATCACCGCCGACCTCGCCCGCGAGTGCGCCAACAACGTGATCAGGGAACTGAAGGCGCTCGACGTGCAGCACCGCGGCGCGATAACCCTCGAAGTCCTCGACACCGTGCTGTCGAGCAAGGCTCACAAGGCCGAGGACGACGCCGAGGGCGACGCGGCCGACGCCGTGGTGTGGGACGAGCTCATCGGACGCACGCGGGAGGAGGCAACGCTGTCCGTCACCTTCGTGCTGTTTCTCACGCTGGCCTGCCTCCTCGCCGCGATCGGCGCGGTGACCGACTCGACGGTCACCGTCGTGGGCGCGATGGTGCTCGGCCCCGAGTTCGGGCCTCTGGCAGCACTGAGTGTGGCGATCGTGCGACGACGAACCGATCTGGCTCGCCGCGCGGCAACGGCGCTGCTGGTCGGATTTCCCGTGGCGATGGGCATCACAGCGCTGGCGACGGTCGCCTGCGAGGCGGCGGGACTGCTGAGCCTGGACACTGTGCGGAACGTGAAGGAGGTTGACTTCATCTTCCAGGTGGGACCGCTGAGTCTGGTCGTCGCGCTACTCGCGGGCGCGGCTGGAATGCTCTCCCTGGTGTCGGCGAAGTCGGCCGCGCTCGTCGGTGTCTTCATCTCGGTCACAACCGTTCCGGCGGCGGGGTTCGCGGTCGTGGCAGCGATTCTCGGGGACTGGGACGTGGCGGCGAAGTCCGCGGCCCAACTCGCCATCAACCTCGTCGGGATCACTGTCGCAGGCGTTCTGGTGCTGGTGATTCGGCCCCGCGGCAGGCTTGTCCCGCACTCGGCTCCTAGTTAG
- a CDS encoding helix-turn-helix domain-containing protein, with product MTVLQGPLTDRDKWSAVGQCPIEKTMAIAGTKSAMLIMREAYYGTTRFDDFARRVGITKAATSARLTELVEAGLLTKQPYREPGQRSRDEYVLTEAGTEFMPVVWAMFEWGRKHLEDSRLRLTHLDCGAEASVEIRCAAGHDVPPDELGMRLVSRPRSGTS from the coding sequence ATGACAGTCCTGCAGGGACCGCTCACCGACCGCGACAAGTGGTCGGCCGTCGGGCAGTGCCCGATCGAGAAGACGATGGCCATCGCGGGCACGAAGTCGGCGATGCTCATCATGCGCGAGGCGTACTACGGCACCACCCGGTTCGACGACTTCGCGCGACGCGTCGGCATCACCAAGGCCGCCACGTCGGCGCGGCTCACCGAACTCGTCGAGGCCGGCCTGCTGACAAAGCAGCCGTATCGGGAGCCCGGCCAGCGCAGCCGCGACGAGTACGTCCTCACCGAGGCCGGCACCGAGTTCATGCCGGTGGTGTGGGCGATGTTCGAGTGGGGGCGCAAGCACCTCGAGGACAGCCGGCTGCGGTTAACCCATCTCGACTGCGGTGCGGAGGCGAGTGTGGAGATCCGTTGCGCCGCCGGCCACGATGTGCCACCCGACGAACTCGGGATGCGACTGGTCAGCCGTCCTCGGTCAGGTACTTCATGA
- a CDS encoding thiolase family protein has protein sequence MSVSSTQYSDRDAVIVGAVRTPVGKGKASGALHDILPVDLLAHSLREVVERTGIDPGQIDDVIAGAVTQVGDQSVNIARNALLGAGFPESVPGTTVDRQCGSSQQAISFAAQGVLAGSYDIVIASGVESMSRVPMGSSVLPGSDPFGAGMGARYPDGLVPQGISAELIAAKWGLSRTELDEFSASSHEKAARATKDGLFDNELAPIAGLATDEIIRPGTTVETLAGLRPAFYNEAYAARFPQINWEITPGNSSPLSDGSAAVMITSGAAARKLGLRPLARIHTMTVVGSDPLYMLTGVIPATEKVLARSGLALSDIDLFEVNEAFAPVVLSWARDTGADLAKTNVNGGAIAIGHPLGASGARIMTTLVNALEQRDGRYALQTMCEGGGMANATIIERLG, from the coding sequence ATGTCCGTTTCGAGCACCCAATACTCCGACCGCGACGCCGTCATCGTCGGCGCCGTACGCACCCCTGTCGGCAAGGGCAAGGCCAGCGGCGCACTGCACGACATTCTGCCGGTGGACCTCCTGGCACACAGCCTGCGCGAGGTCGTCGAACGCACCGGGATCGATCCCGGCCAGATCGACGACGTGATCGCCGGCGCGGTCACCCAGGTCGGCGACCAATCGGTGAACATCGCCCGCAACGCACTGCTGGGCGCGGGATTCCCCGAGAGCGTGCCCGGCACAACCGTGGACCGCCAGTGCGGAAGTAGCCAGCAGGCAATCAGTTTCGCCGCGCAGGGCGTCCTCGCGGGGTCCTATGACATCGTCATCGCCTCGGGTGTCGAGTCGATGTCGCGCGTCCCGATGGGCTCCAGTGTGCTGCCGGGCAGCGACCCGTTCGGCGCAGGCATGGGCGCGCGCTACCCCGACGGACTGGTCCCACAGGGCATCAGCGCCGAACTGATCGCCGCCAAGTGGGGGCTGTCGCGCACCGAACTCGACGAGTTCTCCGCGAGCAGCCACGAGAAGGCGGCCCGCGCCACCAAGGACGGCCTCTTCGACAACGAACTCGCTCCCATTGCCGGCCTCGCGACCGACGAGATCATCCGCCCCGGCACCACCGTCGAGACGCTCGCCGGCCTACGTCCCGCGTTCTACAACGAGGCGTATGCGGCGCGCTTCCCCCAGATCAACTGGGAGATCACGCCGGGGAACAGCTCACCGCTGTCCGACGGCAGCGCCGCGGTGATGATCACCAGTGGCGCGGCCGCCCGCAAGCTTGGCCTTCGCCCGCTGGCCCGCATCCACACCATGACGGTGGTCGGCTCGGATCCGCTGTACATGCTGACCGGTGTCATTCCCGCGACGGAGAAGGTGCTCGCCCGCTCGGGGCTGGCGCTGTCCGACATCGACCTGTTCGAGGTCAACGAGGCGTTCGCGCCAGTCGTGCTGTCGTGGGCCCGCGACACCGGTGCGGATCTGGCCAAGACCAACGTCAACGGCGGCGCGATAGCCATCGGACACCCGTTGGGCGCCAGCGGCGCTCGCATCATGACCACGCTGGTCAACGCCCTGGAACAACGCGACGGCCGCTACGCGCTGCAGACGATGTGTGAGGGCGGCGGCATGGCCAACGCGACCATCATCGAGCGTCTCGGCTAA
- a CDS encoding alpha/beta hydrolase fold domain-containing protein gives MRPSPTQQETEPTSTSETPDVDVVVVGAGAAGLNAVHRLRGSGFSVRAIESADDIGGTWYWNRYPGARVDIPSVDYMYSFDPDWHTDWQWTEKYATQPEILRYLNHVAEKFDLRRDLQFNTRVEGAQWDERTALWHVHTDRGSISCRFLLMATGCLSIPKQPDIDGIDRFQGEVLFTNRWPHDEVDFTDKRVAVIGTGSSGVQTIPHIASQARELVVFQRTPNFSIPAHNGPLAQEKLGQLVADEAAYREAARFSRGGVPQERSVTPTFSVSAEEREQRYERAWQIGELLETINVYADVMSDPAANHELAEFFRNKIRATVDDPRVAELLCPTTYPVGAKRMCLDTDYYATFNRHNVTLVDLREHPLRSLTTDGIDTADGSFSFDTIVFATGFDAVTGAIVAVDITGRDGQILRDKWASGPSTYLGLTTTGFPNLFLITGPGSPSVLSNMMVSIEQHVDMVAELLTGLRADGFDTIEPTDTAEAGWMQHVQDCADITLFPRADSWYMGANIPGKPRAFLPYAAGVDFYRTACDEVLARDCLGFRRLGPAGQNCADGVIRRLQPDVQMVLFELAAMNPPALETLTPAQARGAVAEAATVRPPGPEVGEIVDGLYPGATDNLGYRLYRPLSPGPHPALVYFHGGGWVLGDARSDDPLCRDLCVRTDSVIISVDYRHAPEHPFPAAIEDGFAAVSWVADNAEPLGCAPGSLMVGGWSAGAGIAAVVCQLARDAGAPAIIGQALLAPVTDTDTSTASYTENGHGYDLDTSLMQWFLDQYSEPSERAGARIAPLRATDLTGLPPAVVVTCEFDVLRDAGAAYADALAAAGVPTEHIRARGHTHCSLTMVDLVVSGAPVRQEFAAAVRRLATTPAPL, from the coding sequence ATGAGACCGTCACCGACACAGCAGGAGACCGAACCGACGTCCACATCGGAGACACCCGATGTGGACGTCGTCGTAGTGGGGGCCGGCGCCGCCGGACTGAATGCGGTGCACAGGCTCCGGGGCTCCGGGTTCTCCGTACGGGCCATCGAGTCCGCCGATGACATCGGCGGCACCTGGTACTGGAACCGCTATCCGGGCGCGAGGGTGGACATCCCGAGCGTGGACTACATGTACAGCTTCGACCCGGATTGGCATACCGACTGGCAGTGGACGGAGAAGTACGCCACCCAGCCCGAGATCCTGCGGTACCTCAATCACGTCGCCGAGAAGTTCGATCTCCGTCGCGACCTGCAGTTCAACACACGTGTGGAGGGCGCGCAGTGGGATGAGCGGACCGCGCTGTGGCACGTGCACACCGACCGCGGCAGCATCTCCTGCCGTTTCCTGCTGATGGCGACCGGCTGCCTGTCCATCCCGAAGCAACCCGATATCGACGGCATCGACCGATTCCAGGGCGAGGTCCTGTTCACCAATCGGTGGCCACACGACGAGGTCGACTTCACCGACAAACGGGTGGCGGTCATCGGCACCGGTTCCTCAGGGGTCCAGACCATCCCGCACATCGCGTCGCAGGCCCGCGAATTGGTGGTGTTTCAGCGCACGCCCAACTTCTCGATACCCGCACACAACGGTCCGCTGGCGCAGGAGAAGCTCGGCCAACTCGTCGCCGACGAGGCGGCCTACCGCGAAGCGGCACGGTTCTCGCGCGGCGGTGTCCCCCAGGAGCGCAGTGTCACTCCGACTTTCAGCGTATCGGCAGAGGAGCGCGAACAGCGTTACGAGCGCGCCTGGCAGATCGGCGAACTGCTCGAGACGATCAACGTATACGCCGACGTGATGAGCGACCCGGCCGCCAATCACGAACTGGCCGAGTTCTTCCGGAACAAGATCCGGGCCACCGTCGACGATCCGAGGGTAGCCGAGCTACTGTGCCCGACGACGTACCCGGTCGGCGCGAAACGGATGTGCCTTGACACCGACTACTACGCCACGTTCAACCGGCACAACGTCACACTGGTCGACCTGCGCGAGCATCCACTGCGCAGCCTCACCACAGACGGAATCGACACGGCAGACGGATCTTTCAGTTTCGACACCATCGTGTTCGCCACCGGGTTCGATGCGGTCACGGGCGCGATCGTCGCGGTGGACATCACCGGGCGGGACGGTCAAATCCTGAGGGACAAGTGGGCCTCTGGGCCGTCGACCTATCTGGGGCTGACCACCACCGGCTTTCCGAACCTGTTCCTGATCACCGGCCCCGGCAGCCCGTCGGTGTTGTCGAACATGATGGTGTCCATCGAGCAGCACGTGGACATGGTCGCCGAACTGCTCACCGGCCTGCGCGCCGATGGCTTCGACACCATTGAACCGACCGATACCGCCGAGGCCGGATGGATGCAGCATGTTCAGGACTGTGCGGACATCACGCTGTTTCCCCGGGCCGACTCCTGGTACATGGGTGCGAACATCCCCGGCAAACCGCGCGCCTTCCTGCCGTACGCCGCAGGTGTCGACTTCTATCGCACCGCCTGCGACGAGGTTCTGGCCCGAGATTGCCTGGGCTTCAGACGATTAGGACCAGCCGGGCAGAATTGCGCAGACGGCGTGATCCGCCGTTTGCAGCCCGACGTTCAAATGGTCCTGTTCGAACTGGCGGCGATGAATCCACCGGCACTGGAAACGCTGACTCCGGCGCAGGCACGCGGCGCGGTCGCCGAGGCCGCCACCGTGCGTCCGCCGGGCCCCGAGGTCGGAGAGATCGTCGACGGTCTGTACCCCGGCGCGACCGACAACCTGGGCTACCGGCTGTACCGGCCGCTGAGTCCCGGTCCACATCCGGCACTGGTCTACTTCCACGGCGGCGGATGGGTTCTCGGTGACGCGCGTTCCGACGATCCACTCTGCCGGGACCTCTGCGTGCGCACCGACTCGGTCATCATCTCGGTCGACTACCGGCACGCCCCCGAGCACCCCTTCCCGGCCGCGATCGAGGACGGCTTCGCAGCCGTGAGCTGGGTCGCCGACAACGCTGAGCCGCTCGGTTGCGCGCCAGGCAGCCTGATGGTCGGCGGCTGGAGCGCCGGTGCCGGGATCGCCGCCGTGGTCTGCCAACTGGCGCGCGATGCGGGTGCGCCAGCCATCATCGGCCAGGCCCTGCTGGCACCGGTGACCGACACCGACACGTCAACTGCGTCCTACACCGAGAACGGTCACGGATACGACCTGGACACCTCGCTGATGCAGTGGTTCCTCGACCAGTACTCGGAACCATCCGAGCGTGCCGGCGCGCGCATTGCCCCGCTGCGTGCGACGGACCTGACCGGGCTGCCACCGGCGGTGGTCGTCACCTGCGAATTCGACGTCCTGCGTGACGCGGGTGCCGCCTACGCCGATGCACTGGCTGCAGCGGGCGTGCCCACCGAGCACATCCGCGCGCGCGGACACACGCACTGCTCGCTGACCATGGTCGACCTGGTGGTCTCGGGGGCGCCGGTGCGTCAGGAGTTCGCCGCCGCGGTGCGCCGGTTGGCCACGACGCCAGCGCCCTTGTGA